A single Ferrimicrobium sp. DNA region contains:
- the cysK gene encoding cysteine synthase A, with protein MKIADDVTQLVGGTPLVRLNRLTAGLDATVAAKLEFFNPGNSVKDRIGVAMLEAAIAEGRVTKDSVIVEPTSGNTGIALAMVCAAKGYRCILTMPETMSRERRMLLRAFGADLVLTPGPGGMGGAIAKASELVASDPNYVMLQQFENPANPAIHRQTTAEEIWADTDGAVDIVVAGVGTGGTISGIGEALKPRKPGLVMVAVEPEASPVLSGGQKGPHPIQGIGAGFVPQTYDATVVDEVVQVSNEAAFEYARRMAKEEGLLVGISSGAATFAALEVAKRPENAGKLIVVIIPSFGERYLSTPLFADLGD; from the coding sequence GTGAAGATTGCTGATGATGTAACACAGCTGGTGGGGGGTACCCCGCTAGTTCGGTTGAACCGGTTGACGGCCGGCCTTGACGCTACCGTTGCAGCGAAGCTTGAGTTTTTCAACCCTGGCAATAGCGTCAAGGATCGGATTGGTGTGGCAATGCTTGAGGCAGCGATCGCCGAGGGTCGAGTGACAAAGGACTCCGTGATCGTTGAACCCACGAGTGGGAATACCGGTATTGCGTTGGCCATGGTGTGTGCGGCGAAAGGTTATCGCTGCATCCTGACCATGCCGGAGACGATGAGCCGCGAGCGCCGCATGCTGCTGCGGGCCTTTGGCGCCGACTTGGTGCTGACGCCAGGACCTGGGGGTATGGGTGGGGCGATCGCAAAGGCGAGCGAGTTGGTTGCGTCGGATCCCAACTACGTGATGTTGCAACAGTTTGAGAACCCTGCGAATCCTGCGATTCACCGCCAGACTACGGCGGAGGAGATCTGGGCCGACACCGATGGAGCCGTCGACATAGTCGTGGCGGGTGTTGGCACCGGTGGAACGATAAGCGGTATCGGCGAGGCATTGAAACCCCGTAAGCCTGGTCTGGTGATGGTCGCCGTTGAGCCTGAGGCTTCACCGGTGCTCTCTGGGGGACAGAAGGGTCCACACCCGATCCAAGGAATTGGTGCGGGATTTGTCCCTCAGACCTATGATGCGACCGTTGTCGATGAGGTTGTGCAGGTCTCTAACGAAGCCGCCTTCGAATACGCGCGACGGATGGCCAAAGAGGAGGGGCTTCTGGTGGGCATCTCCTCTGGCGCGGCGACGTTTGCCGCGTTGGAGGTAGCCAAGCGACCGGAGAATGCGGGTAAGTTGATCGTGGTCATTATTCCATCCTTTGGAGAACGGTATCTCTCGACACCACTCTTTGCGGATCTAGGAGATTAG